taaacacacacatgcgcacagacacacacgtctTTACACAGTCTCTTGAATTTCATGGTCTAATCCTTCACATTTCAATGGGTATTTAACTGAATAGTGAAAATGTCTACCTCCTTCACAACCATCCATTAATGGACTGTATAAATAGCCATCTGTGGCTATAAATAGTCTTTGGGCTATACACATATTGAAGACAGAAATTACAGTTGATACGATAATACTTATACATGTATCATGGCAGCTTGTCCACACCTCCTTTTCACTTCCCTTTACCACCCAGTCctttcatttttctctctctttcccgtcatccatgctctctctctttctcgtcatccatactctctctctttcccgtcatccatgctctctctctttcccgtcatccatgctctctctcttctgtttagtTCCTGTGGCTTCTTTATCATCCatgctctctcttctttcctgtcatccatgctctctttctttcccgtcatccatgctctctttctttcccgTCATCCATACTCTCTTTCTTTCCCGTCatccatactctctctctttcccgtcatccatgctctctctctttcccgtcatccatgctctctctctttcccgtcatccatgctctctctctttcccgtcatccatgctctctctctttcccgtcatccatgctctctctctttcccgtcatccatgctctctctctttcctgtcatccatgctctctctctttcccgtcatccatgctctctctctttcccgtcatccatgctctctctctttcccgtcatccatgctctctttctttcccgtcatccatgctctctctctttcccgtcaTCCATGCTCTTTCTTTCCCGtcatccatgctctctctctttcccgtcatccatgctctctctcattcccgtcatccatgctctctctctctttcctgtcatccatgctctctctccattttctctGCCCCCTCTTTCCCTTTCAGACCTCATCAAGGTCAGTATGACctggcaggagagagggagggagagatggagaggaagacagggaatGATGGAGCGAAGGTCAGAGGACTAATAAAAAAtggaaaggaatgagagagagagagcgagagagagatgacatttgaaatgtctattccTTTAGAACTTtgggagtgtaatgtttactgttgtttttttagagagagagagattattcaGTGGAATAGTGACAAGAGAAGGTATGGAGGAGGAAGCATACCACCAGCAGGAAAAGGAGGCTTTAGCTGTGCTTTTACTGGAGAGGTTTCCTTGCTGTCACGTTCGTTGAAAtgattggaccaaggcgcagcgtgcgtagagttccacatattttaatcAATTGAAACTcaccaaacaaaacaataaagcacAAACGAAACGTTAAGCTAACAGTGCTActaggcaactatacatagacaagatcccacaaatcgcaatggggaaaatggctacctaaatatgatccccaatcagagacaacgataaacagctatctctgattgggaaccataccgggccaacataaaccattaatcacctagatgacccaccctagtcactatcacgccccaaccaacagagaataaacagctctctatggtcagggcgtgacgcGTGCATTATCTCCAGAGCTGTCAAATGCTCCGTGACCAAGGAGCTGAAGGGGAAATATAAAGTTCTGTATTTTCCTTACATAACCTAGGTCTGTTAGCATGACTGCCTTCCCACATAGCTCAGAATCTTCCTCCTATTTATCCAATTCCTTCACTCTTTAAATTCCTGTCACCCTGTGGCTGCTCGTATGACACACAGAGGTTGGGTTTGCGAATTGTGAATTTGCTAATGTGGGATTGGCAGGATCATtaccctaatacacacacacacacatcattatcacacaatcacacacacagtttattaaTGAGTGTAACTTATCTCAAGCTGGGTAAACTGGATAAGAACCGACACAGCCTGTTATCAAATACTGTTGTATACATAAATtaagagtttatttccaaaaatAATATAGCCACCTACTTTTCACTtgttttttcatcagaaatgattgcttatgggtaccttcatgtgtgtgtaaaatattactgttcttAGAGTTTTTATTCATAGATTTGAGATGTTTATGAACattttttatgattttttttgcaaaaccctatactgtatttacatttgtttcgctggaatggaatgtttgaatcctgtatatttgactgtaatatgtggttgtctcacctagctatcttaagatgaatgcacttactgtaagttgccctggataagagcatctgctaaatgacacaaATATCAAATGGAActgttttacatacagatctcatattCCTGTATTTAATTATAATTTTAAAACATATTTGAAATATTGATTTCACAAATGATAAGTTTGTATAGTTCTTTATTGAAAATGTAGTTATTTGTTACAATTGACTTTGTAAAACCTAGGAGTACTActtatttctctgagagtgaggcagataAATAGCATCAAGTGATAGATTTTAAACAAATGCactgcatgaccaaaagtatgtggacacctgtacATCTTATTCCAAAAGCATGGCCATTAATTGTCAgccccatttgctgctataacagcctccactcttctggctttccactagatgttggaacattgctgcgaggactttcttccattcagccacaagagcattagtgaagttggGCACTGTTGTTTGAcgattagtaataataatatatgccatttagcagacgcttttatccaaagcgacttacagtcatgtgtgcatacattctacgtatgggtggtcccggggatcgaacccactaccctggcgttacaagcgccatgctctaccaactgagctacagaaggaccacgttagGTCTAGCTTGCattcggtgttccaattcatcccaaaggtgtttaatGGGGTTATGtctagggctctgtgcaggccagtcaagttcttccacaccaatctcaacaaacaatttctgtataaACCtagctttgtgcatgggggcattgtcatgctgaaacaggaaagggccttccccaatatgttgccacaaagttggaagcacaaaattgtctagaatgccattgtatgcttTAGCGTTAAGATTCACTAGAACTAAGAGGCCAAGCCCGAacgatgaaaaacagccccagactattattcttccttcaccaaactttacagttggcagtaTGCATACGGGCAGGTAGCGttatcctggcatccgccaaacccatattcgtctgtcagactgccagatggagaAGCATGAAGCATCACAACaaagaacacgtttccactgtgCCAGAGTCCaacggcggcgagctttacactactccagccgacgcttggcattgcacatggtgaggCTTGCGTGTGGCTGCTcagtcatggaaacccatttcatgaagctcccgacgaacagttcttgtgctggaCGTTGCTTCCAATGGATGTGACTAatatagccgaatccactcatttgaacggGTGTCCATTtacgtttgtatatatagtggacaTGTCTGTCATTGAAGAACGCCATGCCATGATTCGACAGTGTGTGTTTTTTACCAACATTTCTCTTTTATTTAATtttaccatgcacctgcaacaaagatagctcagatgtgccAATGCGTTTTGCATGTTGTACCCAAATTTCTGAAAATGGATGCCCCCTCCTCattcaattcaatgtctattccacgttggttcattgaaatgacgtggaaacgaagttgattcaaccagtgtgtgcccagtggggagtGTAATGATGAGTATGGAGAGAATAGTGTAATGATGTTATCATTCATAACTGATGAAAATTGGTGTTTTATTTATAGCTATGCATGAATTCATACGTCTAGACAGGGATATTGTATATATATCAGGATTTTCCTTTATTGATAGGAATCATTCATCATTAAACACTCATTATTTTCATGTCCAATTCTCACAATGCCCCATACTCATCACTTTCCTTATAACGCCCCCTCCTCATCACATTCCTCATAATGCACCCCTCCTCATCCCTTTACTCAAAACGCACCCCTCCTCATCCCTTTATTCATAATGCCCACCAACTATTCCCTTTCCTCATAATACCCCTCCTCATCTCATTCTTCATAAAgccccctcctcatccctttcCTCATAATGCCCCTCCTCATCACATTTTCATAGTGCCCCTCCTCATCCCTTTCCTCATAATGCCCCTCCTCATCACATTCTTCATAATGCCCCTCCTCGTCACATTCTTCATAAtgccccctcctcatccctttcCTCATAATGACCCCTCATCCCTTTCCTCATAACgccccctcctcatccctttACTCATAAtgccccctcctcatccctttcCTCACAACgccccctcctcatccctttcCTCACAACgccccctcctcatccctttcCTCACACCgccccctcctcatccctttcCTCACAACgccccctcctcatccctttACTCATAATGCCCCCTCCTCATCACTTTCCTCATAATGCCCCCTCCTCATCACATTCCTCATAATGCACCCCACCTCATCCCTTTACTCAAAACGCACGCCTCCTCATCCCTTTATTCATAATGCCCACCAACTATTCCCTTTCCTCATAATGCCCCTCCTCATCTCATTCTTCATAAtgccccctcctcatccctttcCTCATAATGCCCCTCCTCGTCACATTCTTCATAAtgccccctcctcatccctttcTTCATAATGCCCCCTCATCCCTTTCCTCATAACgccccctcctcatccctttACTCATAAtgccccctcctcatccctttACTCATAAtgccccctcctcatccctttACTCATAAtgccccctcctcatccctttcCTCACAAtgccccctcctcatccccttTACTCATAAtgccccctcctcatccctttACTCATAACgccccctcctcatccctttACTCATAAtgccccctcctcatccccttTACTCATAATGCCCCCCATCCCCTTTACTCATAATgcccccctcctcatccctttACTCATAATGCCCCCTTCTCATCCCTTAACTCATAATGCCCCTCCTGATCCCTTTCCTCATAATGCCCCCTCCTCATCACTTTCCTCATAATGTCCCCCTCCTCatccttcttctctttctttattttattttttatttttttatttaactaggcaagtcagtaaagtaCAAATTGTTATTTAAATGGCGGCcttccccggccaaacccggattatgctgggccaattgtgcaccttcCTATttgactcccaatcatggccggttgtgatacagccttgaacgcctccctcctcatccctttaCTCACAACGCCCTCCTCCTCATCATTTTCTCATAATACCCCCCCTCATCACTTTCCTCATAATGCCCCCCTCACCCCTTTCCTCATAATGCCCCTCCTCATAAcgccctcctcctcatccctttaCTCATAGCCCTTCTATTTCAGCAATTCCTTCTGATGAAAGTGAAAGTGTAGGCTCTGCCCTAATTTATGTGCTCTCTATCATCATAGCATGACAAATGGCCCAAGACGATGCCCAAGGACCAGTCAGCCCTTCCTTCATCAAGGGGCCAACATCTTTCTCtacagtatccagaggactgactatTAAATGTGTGATAGAATAATACTATAGTGTCTATGTTTAGTATATATCAATAGAACTCTgaagctagctacagtatatgGATGTATGATCTATGTGGTTCCTTATAGTTGTTCAGAGTAATACTCTGCCCACCCCCACAGGTCATCACACATAGATGTGACCCCCTTCCTAGAGGCTTCCTTGACAGGTTTGATCTGATTGGATATATTAGTTTTACTACCTTTTCGTTTGGTCTCTGGATTGGACATCAATTTATTTTGAATACAAACAAATCATATCTGGTATAAATGGAATGAATGTCTGTTCTCTCATCTTGATATTTTCTAATTTCCTAGGCTTCTATGCCTCTGGCCTAGTAGGCATCTCTTAGTTCATGCTTTGTCTTGTAACTTAACCTTAGGACATATATGCCTAGAATTATGCTTTGTTAATAATGTCAGTATTGCCTTGTAATTTTTTAAAGCTTTATGCCTTGTATGTGAATCCATTCAATTTATAAAGTTATTTAATAATACTTGCATTTTGCCATCACTTCTCATGACCATTCCTTAATCTTACTCAGTTAAACGCCTAATGCTTGCTTGCATATTTTcctcacgtgtgctccctctacAGCCtgtaggtcaccaggctgctcgttagggcgcacacctgtcaccagcgttaggcgcataatgacactcacctagactccatcacctcctcgaTTACCTgctctatatatgtcactccctttagTTTCTTCTTGTTCCTGTTCCATGTCGGTGCACTGTTCgtgttttcttgttttgttcttttatttattaaatgtattcactccctgaacttgacTTTCAGAGCACATCGTTACAATTGTAATTATCTTTATGGAGTCAGATATAGTTTTAATAGACTTTGTCCATTAATTGAATAGTCTTATTACAGGTCGCATGTAAGGTACATATACACATATCAAATATTACCCTGCTACAAAAGCATGCTATTTATATGGATGCTTGAGATAATGTGTTTTCTTATGCAGGAATCCCTGCTTTAGTCACCAATTTGCAAACTGGCTTTGTCAGGTAGCGCGTTAGCCAAAGGATTTGAATATTTTTACTACCACACGAAtgactgttctcctccactctctcataATCAGGTCTTTGGAGTGTTATATTTAGCTTCCACTGGCAGAGAATGACTTCTGTAGGGAGACCTTGATGTTACATAAGAAAAATATGAAATATAGAATGTCAGTGGGTACATTCTCACTCCATATCAAAAGATTTATTCAAAGTATACTTGTGCCAATAAAAATACATGATAAAATAGATATGATATGTAAATGTCACCTAATAGATTATCACAACCAAAGATCCAAACACACGCATGCACCTATGTGCACACACAGGCaagtgtacatacacacacacacacacacacacacacacacacacacacacacacacacacacacacacacacacacacacacacacacacacacacacacacacacacacacacacacaggcaagtgtacatacacacacacacacacacacacacaggcaagtgtacatacacacacacgcacacacacacacacacacacacacacacacacaggcaagtgtacacacgcacacacacacacacaggcaagtgtacatacacacacacacacacacacacacacacacaggcaacacacacacacacacacacacacacacacaggcaagtgtacatacacacacacacacacacacaggcaagtgtacatacacactaacacatctTTGTATCAGACAAACAGAACATCTTGCAATATCTAGACAACACCACACAACTCTCATTTGACTTGAAACTGTGCTATTATGTAATTGGACACAAACGCTGCATATCCAGTTATAGATCTGATCCTACTGAAATAGTCAGAGCTTTCTGACAAGTCTCTGACTTACAGTAACTAGCATCAAGTGACAGTCCCCTTGCATACTTTCTCTGCTCAAAAACTACTCCAGCTGAGCAATTTCACAGCCAGGTGAGTGGGAAATAGACAGATATTGTCATTAAAGGTCCTTCAATATTCCCATTTCAAAGCACAATGACtggatagagtgatagagggcTACTGCATCGTGTCTCACTGTGGAGCAGATTGAGATCCTGTAGGCACTATAGAGCACAGCAGTGCTGCATAGATTGGGGTTTGCTGCCTAGAACTCCTGTGACTGATTGAAGCTCTGGCCTTGTTTGAGTGAAGTTATTTCTGGCACACATTAACACATGGGAAACGTGTTGGCTCCTTCTGAGCTTTCTATCTCCCTTAGCACTGAAACTAATATCTCAGCGCCACGGGAAGAAAACAATGGATAGCCTATGGAGAGCAACAGAGGCACTATAGGAATGGGGTTATTTGATGAGGACTTTGAAGAGGACCTTTGTATTagtagaggggagagggtagaTGGAGAGGCACACTTATTTTGCCATCCACAATCACCTGTCTATCTTCTGGTGTACGGACCCAAAATCTGGCAAAGATTATACCTTTTCCATCCATAAACCTTGATGTGAGTGTGACTTACCacaaataggtgtgtgtgtgtgtgtgtgtgtgtgtgtgtgtgtgtgtgtgtgtgtgtgtgtgtgtgtgtgtgtgtgtgtgtgtgtgtgtgtgtgtgtgtgtgtgtgtgtgcgtgtgtgtgtgtgtgtgtgtgtgtgtgtgtgtgtgtgtgtgtgtgtgtgtgtgtgtgtgtgtgtgttcagcacaATACAATTTCCGCAGGATTGGAAAGTTGATCCACCTGCCATTGCTCAGGTGACAGACATGATGAGAGTATCCTTCATATCAACACACATGACAGTCTGCCACCCCCTCCATCAAACTAATGACCAGATACACAGAAGTGAAATTTGGACTCAAAACATATCTACATTTTTGATACGGTCAGCTGAGGTGAATGGGTGTCAGGTCACATTTGGCTTGGGTTCCTGCTCTACCTGTCCCTCACGTTTGACCCTATCCTACCAACCTGACACTGTGAAGCATTCTCATTTTGTCATGCTTGAGCTGTCTAAGCTATATAATCTGACCTATTGGCTACTACTCATATCTATCCAACGGTCTTGTTTCAAATACATTGGAATCTTTTAGGAAAAATCTTTGGGAAATGTTATAGTGCACTGTGCAGTTGGAAAAATCCAAAATCCCAGCCTTCTGTTGTCACGCATCCTATAGCTATTGCAACTACCTGCTCTGAATGAAAGGTTCATCCTTAATTTCTGTGTTATGAATTACTGTTTAATGGTGTTACACAACAAAACACCTACGTGTTTATCCGTGCATAATAGAGCCTTAATGCCGAAATGCATGAAATGGTTCATTGTGTAAATTAAGTTGAATATTTTTGCATTTAGACATTATATTTCAAATTGACCCTTGAAATAAAAGTGAGTTTAGGTCGCGCGGCAAATGCACATAAATGAATTGCCTATTGTGACTAATAATCCCCCGTCTACTTGTTGAATCCTTGAGCTGATTTTGAATGTTTGTTCGAGAGTAAGCAGGCTAATCAATGTGTTGTAGTGCTGTCTGGACACGGATTTACCTACCTGCCCGAAGACTGATTTCACTATCGGATGCAGATTGGAGTCATGTTCAGGTGGAGCTGTGCTGAGTCTTTTGGCGGTGCGGCTGGTAAGGGGACGGGGCACTGGCGTGGACGATACCGGTGGGTCAGAGTTTAAACTCGTGGACGACCCAGCAATTATTCTGTCCTTTGATTCAAAAAAGTACGCAGTGTCGTCGGATTGTTTTGTATAGGATGGAGTTGGGGAGGACCTCCGGTCCGGACGTGCGTTCCCGTGGTGATGCGCAGGCGGCAGGTCACATTTGGAGGtattgtgatggtggtggtgtgggtggAGGTGTCTGGACGACTTACTGCGGTCTTTCCCACTGCGATCCATCCGCTCTCTCATTTCTTCCTGTCTGTTGCCGTCATCGTAGTGGTTGCTGTGTTGTTGTAAGTGGTGGGAATGTCCCCGTTTATCACCTCCATTCCTGTCTGTCCTGCCACCGGCATGCCTCGGTTGACAAAGCGGTCTGCGCGCGCTTGCCTCGCACTCATCGCTCCAACACGGCTCGTCAGGTACACCGCTACCTCCTTCGGGTTGATGATGGTGACTGCGGTGGCTGCGCGATCCATGATGCTCGGAATGATGTGCGGATCTGCGACTCACCGGTACCGCTGAGGATCTCAACAGAGAGGTCGTAGATTCGCTCTTGGGAAGAGAGGAGCTCATTGCCGTGTGCCGTTCTTTTTACCTTAATGTATTACTTTGTGCAGATACCAGGACAAGACTGAAGGTCGTGTGAAGACAGTTGCAGGTGCTGGGCATTTAGACGGTATACTGTGTAGTCAGGGCAGTCTATTGGATCCCCTCTCAGTAACCTATTCGTGCGTCTCTACAGCCTAGGCTACAGTGCAAATTAGGAACACCCACCCACTGCGAAATGATAAAGTTCTGAATGCCACCTGCTCGCTCTATTGTATAGATGCGAGGCTACGTGTCATACGAAGTGACGAATCAGTCGCTTCTATACACGCGCAGAACGCATCAGTGAATTTGGGTGGCTTTGGAAAGGGACTTTATAGTTGCCTGCTATGCGGCGTGCCGTACACTGTCCTCGCGCAAAGTTCGTTAGGTCCCGCGTCACCACAGATTATAATGAATCGTAAAAGAACCGTATATCATTATAATTAGTCACTGCTTTACTCATTCATCCCGACCCCGGGGGGCCATGAGGTTGAGCATCACATGATGTGAAGCAAGATAATAGGTGAGAGGGGTACGACATTGTTTTTACTTCACTGCCTTGTCAGAACAATTGTCAATCAATGTTTTTTTGTTCAGTTATTGATTAAAATACCTAACTAGAACTGCATCTCTTGGACAAATATTCCTATATTCATGTCAAAGTTAAGAACAGTTTTCCTCTTTTCCTCATCTTCTGTCTAGTAACTCTAGGAGGACCATTAGGAATTGCCATCCTACCAGAGTAAAAAGCAACAGCCTGCATGGAATTCCGACCAAACTCCCCATCCCCAGACCCTTCGAACCATCTTCCAACTTTCCATCCATCCTATATATAGTCTACTCTAAACATTTTCAAAATATCTATCTGGTGAAACCCTATTGCTCAATGCCATCAAAACAAAAATCTATATATTTATTTTCCTCCACAATGTCTAAATAGGCTATTACCACTCCTGTTGGCAGTTGGCTCATTCTCAAGTggcctctgtctttctctggcctctctctcacccctagtgttctccctccctccctccttcatcctccctaaccctaactctctctctactgtaaacAGATGCTCTCAAGCTGAAAGTGGAGCTTATGTAACATTGTACCTTCACCTTTCAACCCCATCTCCATACATTTGTTATGGTCAAATCACATGTACAATTACTTAGCACTTCACCTTTTATAAAGGTTTTGTAAGGGATGTATCATTGGTTGTAATTGTGTGATTGTTTGTGCTTGCTAAATAATTGAGTTATATGTCTGTTATAATTCAATCAATTAATTATTACTGTTTAATACCAATAAAAAATGCTTTAGAAACAAActgtttttacaacttttacaAAGCCTTTTTAAAGGGCACTTAATGTGAAGGGTATTTTGAACAGCACCATTTACTCATATGAGTGTGTCAAATGTATTTGTCTCAAtggaaattgtaaaaaaaaaaaaaaaaaaaaaaaaaattaaattaaagaATAATCAATAATGAAATTCACAATACATTCTTGACCATACATATTTGGGTTGTTCCACCAATTTGGTCAAAGAAAACATTTGATTTCACCTCATTTTTACATTCTGTCATACACTGTAAACCCCAAGGCATGTTTAACTCAAATACTTCTAGTAATCTGTACTCAAAGTAATGAAAAGTAATTATTACATAAAATGTTTTGTGGTAACttttttcccagcatgctctactgcaggttgattaaaaaaaatgtttttaatatctgtgtttttgcatgtacattgagtgATTGATTTATTAAATGCTATgatacacaaagataaataaaacAATTCTAACTAATCCAAGTATTGAATTTGTGCAcccattactgaaatggttgttccagttttacTGGGTTAGGTAATTTCCTCCTACCATTTTTATCCCTGGCAGCCATTATGAATGCAGGTTGTGGATGAATACAAATTGCAACTATTGGATAACCTAAcgctggctggattccaataggaattacatatCACTTTGCAAGACAGTATAATGCGATTATCAGTACATTTCAGGTACATTTTCCATGTTGCCCATAAATACTGGTTGGAAGATTTCTGAACATTTTTTGGAAAGTTTGTAGAATTTTGCATCCctacttgcaggcctgatgtggccagCTGTATAAGGCCTTATGCTATATGTAATGGTTCATTTATAATGATAATATTCACCTAGGAactcacttggtgaaggccacAGGACTGAAGAATTAATTCAACAACCATGTcactgtcactaacaaatacagtcatgggttgTTTACTCTACAATTCCGTTGAAAAGGCAAGGTACACTCGCAAGTTATTGGAAGTGTGGCTTAGTGGGGGCGTTACATTTAAGTATACCTTACTCAAAAAACCTGCATTTGTATTACTCATATGAAGGTAATCAGTTTCCTCAAAATGTTTGAgtagctgtcacgccttggtcttagtattttgtgttttctttatatatttggtcaggccagggtgtgacatgggtttattttgtggtgtgtttttgtattgggttttagtaggtattgggattgtggctgagtagggttgtctaggaaagtctatggttgcctgaggcggttcttaatcagaggcagatgattttcgttgtctctgattgggaaccatatttaggcagccatattatttgagtgttttgtgggtgattgttcctgtctctgtgtttgtagtcaccagataggttgtataagttttcacgttccgtttgttgttttgtattgttcgtgtttttgtcgttcaataaacatgtatggaaattaccacgctgcattttggtccgactctctttcgacggaGGAAAACCGTAACAGTAGCCAGAACGTCTCCGGTTTTACAGTGTAAGGAGTACACGTTCAACTTAATTAacaaaaaacatattttcccatctcaagaggtaaaaataaaacaatattaTTTAAGTAAGTACCAAACAAAGTAGGGCTGGCGTGACGGGGTTGACGATTTCatcttgtgacagggggaatggaagcgtTTTGTGTGCGACAGAAGGACAagcttcattttttaaatttcattATCAATACATTTCTAgcctatctatgggtaacaggggaCGTGTTATTCTCGACccgctgtcacgacttctgccgaagtcggttcctctccttgttcgggcagtgttCGGCCGTCGACGTCACCAGTCATCTAGCCATTGCTGATCtgatttttcattttccatttgttttgtcttgttttcctacacacctggttttcattccctcattacgtgttgtgtatttaaccctctgttccccccatgtctttgtgtggtattgtttgtttgtaagtgcttgtgcacatgttGACTCGTGTGCATCGGGTTTTGTAACCAAGTTGTTATTTTCTTGATGCCGTTGGTTTTGGAATTAAACTGCTCCAGCTATTACCTAGTTCTGCTCTgctgcgtctgacttccctgccaccagttacgcaccccttacacCCGCTCAGTTTTCCAATGTGTCTATTGAAAAAAAGTCTTGAAAAatgaatagtttcaccatattaaaacgaga
The sequence above is a segment of the Oncorhynchus gorbuscha isolate QuinsamMale2020 ecotype Even-year linkage group LG16, OgorEven_v1.0, whole genome shotgun sequence genome. Coding sequences within it:
- the LOC124000581 gene encoding calcium-binding protein 1 isoform X3, whose translation is MSSSLPKSESTTSLLRSSAVPVSRRSAHHSEHHGSRSHRSHHHQPEGGSGVPDEPCWSDECEASARRPLCQPRHAGGRTDRNGGDKRGHSHHLQQHSNHYDDGNRQEEMRERMDRSGKDRSKSSRHLHPHHHHHNTSKCDLPPAHHHGNARPDRRSSPTPSYTKQSDDTAYFFESKDRIIAGSSTSLNSDPPVSSTPVPRPLTSRTAKRLSTAPPEHDSNLHPIVKSVFGQDRELRPEEMDELREAFKEFDKDKDGFIGCKDLGNCMRTMGYMPTEMELIELSQQINMNLGGHVDFEDFVELMGPKLLAETADMIGVKELRDAFKEFDTNGDGQISTSELREAMKKLLGQQVGHRDLEDILRDIDLNGDGHVDFEEFVRMMSR
- the LOC124000581 gene encoding uncharacterized protein LOC124000581 isoform X1, whose amino-acid sequence is MSSSLPKSESTTSLLRSSAVPVSRRSAHHSEHHGSRSHRSHHHQPEGGSGVPDEPCWSDECEASARRPLCQPRHAGGRTDRNGGDKRGHSHHLQQHSNHYDDGNRQEEMRERMDRSGKDRSKSSRHLHPHHHHHNTSKCDLPPAHHHGNARPDRRSSPTPSYTKQSDDTAYFFESKDRIIAGSSTSLNSDPPVSSTPVPRPLTSRTAKRLSTAPPEHDSNLHPIVKSVFGQDQKKNYRAVQSCEEGTGGAYLEPLVAMAQNGGNMHNVLGPACIFLRKGFAESRQAKKDRELRPEEMDELREAFKEFDKDKDGFIGCKDLGNCMRTMGYMPTEMELIELSQQINMNLGGHVDFEDFVELMGPKLLAETADMIGVKELRDAFKEFDTNGDGQISTSELREAMKKLLGQQVGHRDLEDILRDIDLNGDGHVDFEEFVRMMSR
- the LOC124000581 gene encoding uncharacterized protein LOC124000581 isoform X2, producing MSSSLPKSESTTSLLRSSAVPVSRRSAHHSEHHGSRSHRSHHHQPEGGSGVPDEPCWSDECEASARRPLCQPRHAGGRTDRNGGDKRGHSHHLQQHSNHYDDGNRQEEMRERMDRSGKDRSKSSRHLHPHHHHHNTSKCDLPPAHHHGNARPDRRSSPTPSYTKQSDDTAYFFESKDRIIAGSSTSLNSDPPVSSTPVPRPLTSRTAKRLSTAPPEHDSNLHPIVKSVFGQDQKKNYRAVQSCEEGTGGAYLEPLVAMAQNGGNMHNVLGPACIFLRKGFAESRQADRELRPEEMDELREAFKEFDKDKDGFIGCKDLGNCMRTMGYMPTEMELIELSQQINMNLGGHVDFEDFVELMGPKLLAETADMIGVKELRDAFKEFDTNGDGQISTSELREAMKKLLGQQVGHRDLEDILRDIDLNGDGHVDFEEFVRMMSR